GTCGTGCTCATGCTCATCAACATGCTCATCATGCTCATGATCATGATCATGATCGGCCTTGTTGGAGTCGTCGTGGCTCAttgttgatgatgatgaggTGGTTGTTCTTGTTGCTGCAATTGCCATAAACTGATTAGAAACTAACCAATTAATTAAAGCTAGCTAGTTCGTCAAGCACTAGTCTGTACTCGTTATTCCTCATATACCTAGCTTGGGCATCCCGCTGCCCTCTTTATACCAAAAACTCACTCAACAACAGTTATTTTGGAAGGTTATTAACTGGTATATGCAACTGCGCGCAAGTGGTAGGCGAGGTAAGAGAAAGGTTAATATGTCATTCCATGCCCTtaattaaaagttttttttttcttgagtaATGCTATTTATATCATGTTTTTATATCACATTGCTATACCACCTTAGGTAGCATCTGATATGgataaccacatcatttgaaacaTTTGCAAAATCAAAGGAAATGGAGGAGAAAGACTCTTCGTATactacaatcatcatttaattaactagtttttcttaattattagtttattaaataatgaattaaatttaaaagtctgattaattcaaatgtgtctgtccacatcaaatgctaCCTAAGATGGTATgatgtggtacaaaaatatgatatgaataatattgctcttttttctttcatcttctctttctttttctctctctccagtTTAACAGGGAGGAAAGGAACAAGGagtaaaaaaatagaaagagagagagagagagaagaaaaagaaaaatgtagaGCGTAGTTAATAGAAAGATCTACAAAGCTTTGAGGCCCTACATAGAAGAGGTATGCTCGGTGTTTAAGATGAGAAAGTGACATTTCGAAAACAAGACAGGGTGGCCACAGCCCCTTAGCGGTGCCCCTGGACTTTTctttcattatcattaaaaattaattttataaattgcTTTCGTTTCTTATTATAATTTTCAAACCTAGGCCTATTTTTCACTCCACACTTGAACATGCTCAGTGATGCGATGCTAGGGGTGTATTATTTTGGAAagagatcatctccggatctcttccatcaAAGTCACCGAATCAAGTGATCTGGATATTCTAAATTTcatcaaacaataaaaaattatcacaGCTTTTAAGAGGTCAAAACAAGTGGACCGTTTGATAATAATTACCTCCCTcctttacaaaaaaaatgagagatcGTGTAAAAATTTAATCATATTTAATCACTATGATAATTACCTCCCTCCTTTTCTTCGTCATCCACTatgtaaatttcatttttgCAATATGAGAATTATAAAAgggcaaaatattaatttttttgttcaacAAGAAACATAAGATTCAAATTTGAGATCTCTTACAATTTGGAAAGGAAAAACCAATAGAATTAAGAACTGGTTAGTAAGTTACTAAACATTTATGTATATTTACTTAAATAAAATTGATAAGtttcaagatttttttttttttttaaggggtgAAGTCTATTGTTTCTATATCATTAACCCGTGTCTGAAAATAATAGCCATATATACGCACACATGTATTCATGCATTAGGAAGAACACATATGCATGTTAAGAATAATCAAGGAATCTATCTCCTTTTCATGCATCCAAATTTGTATGAAAGTAATTGGCTGGGAGGTGGTGATGTGGGGCTTGACAGGAGTAACGCATGCATATGCATTATAGGTTGGGGTTGgaacatgtatatataaggAGGTTCATAATGTGGGTGATAACTTACAATTATATATTGACTCATAGATACGTTTCATATATTCTAGGCCTCAAAACATTTGGCTACGTGGGTAAATAAATTGGCAATATAGAGAGCAATTCAACTATTTATAAGCACATGTAATATGAGTtcttgtctttttatttttaatatgaaattCGTACTTTCAATATGCATCATTACGTGTGGCGAATTTCAAACTTAATACGTGGACAATAAAAATTGAGTGTCATGAAGTACATGTAGTCATTGGGTTTCACATATGTGACAACTTGCTCTTATACCATGGAGAAAGTTAAGATTTCACCATAAAACAATTAGTTATATGAGAAGTAACTCAACTACTTATAAACAAATATAAAGTCCTTTCTTTTTCCGATATGAGATTCATAATCTCAAAAGAAGTATATATACTTCTATATGCATGTAAGgttgtgtgtttatatatatatatatatatatatatatatatatgtttttattataCGTAGTTATCTATGATGACATGCTGAGTGCATAGGTGAGTCAAGAGGAACCCGTgaccattctctttttcttaTGTCTGATAATCACATAAAGTGGTTGTTGTTTTGTTGCTTTTGTACATTCATATCTTGAAAATTACAGTATATaatctaataataataattctaaACCAAAATCTAATAATAATTGAGTTATCACAAGCGACTTGTATCTTAGTTTGATTAGTATTAACTTTTGCAATCTAAGTTCAAATCCGTTCGTATAAATATTTTGTAGAGTCATATTTTCTGATCCCACAATTGATTTGAGAATTTCATCTCTCATATGATCTTCTAACACTAGAGTATTGGTTTCTATAGATCCTTCCCCTTTCATTTTATTGCTATATCTGAGATTATTAATTGATTATGCTGTAGTTTCACGTCTTTGTTTGCAAGCAAACTCTTATTCGGGGTCATGTTTTTATTCCCCATTAAAGTTACTTTTATGAAATACATGATCTCTATTTTTCCCATTAAAGTTACTTTCACCATACTCTCTCAAGCCGCATCTCCCGTTTCCCTttcagttaaatataggccacatcACGTTCATTCACTGCGCTAAGGAATCTAACGGGGAATTCTCTGCTACAAACTAGTTCACCAATAAAATCatgcaatcaggttcttccaaaaacAATGGTTTTAATCTCAACATTTTTTTCCAACCATGATTGCACAAACCTTCATTATAATGCATGATCCAACTTTACATTTTACGAACTTTAAAATCTACATAAATTGTCTATGCATTATACTCATAACACTGCgattatgtgaattgatattgttgattgaaattgcattaaactttttaaaaaaattagggttttcgaAAAACCCACCCATCGAGCAATCGCTCGAAGCTGCACTGTTGAGCAAGCTAAGACCATGGAGCCAATTAGGCTCCAAAACCAGAACCAGAGACACGATGCCGTTTTGGCAGTGTTGCAACCATCAATGTGGATCTCACCTCAAGTCGACCCAAAACACCGTGACTCACCAGTTTTTGGTGATGTCGAGCCATCTCTGATGACTTGCAGTCATCATTGACGAAGACTTGATCGAGATTTTTTAGAATCTCAATGGAACTCGAAACCCTGATTTTGAATCCATAGGTTTTTGGTTTGTGGACGTCGAGATACCTTTTCTTCGTCACACTCGAGGTTCTTCGTTGAACCCCAACTTGCACCGAAGGTCCTCGACCCAGAACATGGCCGCTAGAAGCGGCAGTGCTGGTTCCCCTATCCGATGACTTCACCTAGCAACATTGGGGTGTTCTTTGGTCCAATCTCGAGCCTAGATGGGCTTGGTTTCTTTTTGGTTCAAACACCAACCTTTTAGGCTTTGGTGTTTATCCCCTCGACTTGCAGTGAAAGAGATTCTTTTTTTGGGCCCGCTCACTACTTCCCCTTTGCTAGGGCCGTGAATACCAGCTCGTGGCTATGGTGTTCCCATGCTCTGCTATGTAGCAGATCACCCCCCGTGGGATTTGTTTGCCTTCTGCCCCGTATGGGCTTGCTCCCTACAACCTAAAACCGCACGAAGGGCTTGCAACCTCTTCTTGCCCCACATAGCCTGAGTTAAACCCATCCCAATTTTTAGGCTTGGGCTTTTCGGTTCAAATAGTTTTCCATATGGACTTTGGTTCAATTTTCGGACCATCGATTTCAATGCTTGATTTTTTAGGCATTATTGGGTTTTAATATTTTTGCCCATCACTGTTTATTGGCAGAAGCTCAATAACAAACAATTGTCAACTCATAAAATTATTATCGTAGGCCTTGAAGAACTACATTCATTTATATGTTGCATATTGTTTTGTATACATTGCGTTTGTAGGAACACATGAGCCTGAAGTTCATACAGTTTCGAACCCGAAGTTTCAAATAATAAGctttgaaaacccgaagtttttcatgaaaatttaaaccaatacatgtctaatAGAACCCGAATATTCTACTTCTATGTGGATGGATTCATAATTTTGTCTCCATTGTACTAACCACAAttttgtccatttattttgtgttagggatatgtcgaatttgaacaaactcgactttacCGTTTTAGAGGTATTTGGAAGAAACTACCTAAAGTGAGTCCAAGGTGAAACTCCACCGAATTGCTAAAAGCCCTAGAGCAACCATAGAAGTTCAGACGGATATCGCGGTTGGCAAAGTTGACAAAGTCACCGCCATGATCTTTATACAAAGACACATGCACGACGCACTACAAATCGAGTACCTCACTGAGGAAGATCCATAAGCTTTATGGGTCGCTTGGcggatcgtttcgatcaccaaagaGACATATTCTTGCCTAAAACAAGACACGACTGGTAGCATTTGCACTTCCATGTCTTTAAGTTcgtgaatgaatacaattatgaagtttgtcgaatccaatCACTTCTTGAGTTCTGTAACGAAGACTTGATTGAACAAGTTCTCCTGGAAAAGACATATTCGGCCTTCTCTATGATCAATATTGTTCTGCAGTAACAATATAGGGCTTAAAAGTTCACCAAGTTTTCTGATTTAATCtcagttttattttttgttgaaaagCAGACTcaactgttgatgaagaatcatcaagcttgaccTACTGGCTCGACCGTTGTGCCTGAAACACATATTAACGAGAATTGACTACTGAACCATTGTTCTAGGCGCAGCTAGAAGCcgtcccaccaaggtcaacataGTGCATGCCTATCAAAGGGAGGAAATAGAGCCTCAAAGCATTCAACCTTGGTCCAAAGGCgtcgaacttcaagaataagggcaaagcagcCAATATCATGGATGCGGAGATGTCCTATCGCTGTGGTGCGAAGGACAATTGGCCTTGTGTTTTTCGAGCTCCCTCCAAGATTGAAGTTgagtatcattctcgtcgtaagaagtttgaatcaaactttgctCAAGTGGAGGAACTAGAGGATACAAAGATTGAGGTTTCTCACTTTCAGGAGGCACCTGCTCTAATGGAAGATTAGATTCTTAGACATGGGCCCATATACTGGCTGAATTTTACCCTTACCGGGCCAAATTCCCTATGTGGCCGAACCTCTCTATGTTTTTTGGTTTAAGTTTTGAATAATTTCCTATGTTCGGATAATTTGTTGGTGTTTGTCTTAATTTTAGTTATTAAGTTTAAtggattattttattgaataattaattcaattaaatttatgtttttaaactTATGAATGCTAGTGactaattcaattaatttaattctatgtatgactagtgggaaagttagttgtttggtaaatagtgcaaccacgcacaccattTTGCATGAATGCacctattttactaacttcgtacctaagaatgcacctctaacAATCCTCTCAGGCACATCAACCTGATAGAATGATGCATATAGGCCTATATAGTGTTGTCAAATGGCACTAAATTGGCCATTAAAGAGTCTCTTTATTCTCCAAGTTCCAGAAGAACATTGTTGAGCTTTAAAGACATTCGAGATATGACCTAAGGCACCTTCGGCCAGGGCCCTTACGTATATGAATTTCCGAACTGCGATAAGCTATTGAGACAATATTTTGTAAATATGTAATTATCTTGAATATATTaactatttctttatttttcaatcTGAAGAGCTTTATTCGCATGCTTGAGCACATCTTTCCCTTTTCAATAATTATCGCGTTGAAACCTTTGTAGAAAacagagttgaatttctgtgcatcacttctataaatatggccagaagtgtattctagagaagatggagagtCTCTTGAGTGGCTTGTAAATTACAACCATCAGCTCCATAGAGAACCACTATGTGGCCAGCCCCACATTAGAGATTGTACACCAATTTTTTCTTTGGCATGACCATTTGGGATACCATTAACAAGTTGTGATGCGCTGTATCTTCAAATCTTCTCACGAGCATCCGCTAACCAGAAGATTAGGCGAGTTCCAGCAAGACATTGCATGCCAAACCTGCTCCATGACCGACACTTAAGTTCTGTAATAAAAGATATTTTACAGCTGCCATTTTCGTGCTGTCCTCCTAGCTCTCTCTGCTTCTTCCTTCACTTCTGCTGCATAGTTGTTACTCTTGAATTCTAATTCAAATGAATGCTAAGGGAACTTTTTTCAAAAGTGAGACTCCACTCTCTGCCACCTCAAAGTTATTGATAAACAAGATCTAAAATGGAAAACCACACGTTACGTGATGAGAATCAACGAATAATTGTAAGAAAAAAATCGATGAATAAGATTTTGAAGACAAATGTAGGGAATGTAGGAGTGGTCTCACATCCTTTTATACCTACCGTTTGTTCGTCCAAGTCCAAAAATTTGCTAAATTAACATTAGAAGCTAACTTTAATTTGTTGACAAGTTTTGAATTCACTGGATGATGATGACTCCTCGTTCTCATCCAATCCTGTCATCGTCAACATCACCATCTCTTTTTCTCCAGTGGATGCAGCCAGTCATTTACAATTAAGTTTTGTAAATATAACTTTTTGGGTCTTTGGTTTTAGCTTTGCTATGTAAAAGCCAAATTGTGTCGTATTAGAGGCCTATATACATCATAAAATGGGTCCGGTGGAAtccaagaaaaaagaagaaagggcTAATTAAGGTTACTCTGGATAGTAGTAGACACACCAACAAATTTGAACGCGTGAAGAAGTGAAGAATTCTTGGAATTAGAGGTGTTGTTATCTCATCTGGAAGAATGGAACCGTGCATTTAGGCATACAAGTGACATGACTGGCGCGCTTACTTTTGTCCTTTTCTTTCCAAGTCTCAAATGGGTTGAAAGAAACTAATGATGCCCGCCTTCGAGAAAGATCACTTTGACTCTTTGGATCCTTGGGAGGCTGCAATGTATATACATAccctttaaaagaaaaaaaaaatatatatatatatctttcgACCTTTTAGTTTGAACGATAACAATCATATCCATATATAGTAAAATTTCTATAGTCATGTTGCAGGGTCGTTTATGAGATTTTGGAAACCATGTGCCAAATTTATAAAAGGGCTTCTCCTTAAAATAGTATTAAAAAAAGTAAAGCAATGTATTGATGTTAgaaaacaattacttaaatcaaaataaacttTAGCACTCACTGATTGCAAGTTTATAAATGtcattaattataaataaaaaagttacaAACATAACCTTCACTAGATAATCAAAAGCAGTTCaatcttaaacaaccaaacatgaaaaaaaacttcaacacacTAACTTTAAAGTTCACTTAAATATATAAccttattatataataaaattggaAAACTATCGTTTTTTAGGGTGTTATTATTGACAATCAAAATATCTCATTGTACTCGAAATTTTTATATTGAGTGATGCTAGGGATGccaaatttgtagacaaaattttataaattaattgacatgtaagttgatgattggattattacttaaacattgaTAAACGTGATCATTTCTTATTAGTGActcatcatttagtttacaaatttagtctccctagcattacccttttatatttagaaaggaaaaaaaaaatatactctTATAAGGAATGCACAATGAGATTTTAAAGTACTAACAGAAGCAATGTTCtaaatatataacattattacatgggaactgttattaacactccaaaaatctcattttacacttctcacaagtgtatttttctttctaattatagaaagtttggagtgccaaatgagatttttggagtgctaataacaattccctattaCATAACATTAGATGGCAAAAATTTTGGAGGTCCCTTCAAATTTGGGGCCCTGTGCGACTGCGCATTTCGCTAGCCCCAACGCCCCCTCTGTCATGTTGGTACAAAGTTACTTAAATGAATTTACGTAATTATCTTTAATAAAAGTTGTATGGATTCCAAGAACTAGTAACTAATGAAGTACGCCAATTTCTAAGATGTAACGTTGAAAAAGAGAGCGGTTATAAGATAATCTAATGTTGGACAATACATTCTGCCACCTCCtcatttaatattaaagaaGTAAAGCCTAATATGCAAGGTTTGTGGCATTTGGCAATGTACTTTCTTATTTCTTATCAAGTTTCCCTCAAACATTGCTTCTTGGGCTCTTGCATCACAAATTGTATCTTTACTAATTTAATAAATTGAAtgtttcgacaaaaaaaaaaaaaaaaacctagctaacgaattgttgattattatcattGTATACAGTACTGGAAGAAGCTGATCAAACCTAGCTAACGAATCAGCAAAAAGCACAGTGGTAAGAGGCCTATTATTCCAACTAGAATCCATAGGTATAAAGATTTGGTTACCAATTTGTTAATACAGGCTATCAAATATGAGGTAGGTGATGAgcttaatttgacaaaaatgaaGAGTTAGGCTTATAATTTTCACCCACTTCCAATATCATATACATCACCAAGCCGATCAACATTGACTTTGTCTTAATGCCACGAATTAATAATATACATAACCTAATACTATAATATGTATTATAATAGATAATAAACATGCGTGCGAGTCATTTTCAGGATGGACCGACCATTTGGCTCCCTATTCGGATAATTAATCTTACATTCTGTTATATATGTATGAAGTCTTATTGTCCTCCTTAGTTAGTCCTTACTGGAAAGGTGTAGCACTAGCTGCCCACTTGTTTAATTTCTTCCGGATCCATACCATTGACCTCGCATTTTCTCACCtctttgtttatatatttttaactttatttttatgattcttttttccttttgacGCTTTAGATATTTCAGAATCTCAGATACACATATAAGATATTGACTTCACCTACATGCATGATGGACGGAAACACCAAGTCCGAAGGTTTATCATCATGATATAACATTACTTTtggatttaacattattttCAGTTAGTCATTTATGAACTTACACGTTGATTAATATGCAtatgaatatataaatatagaaatatgTTTCTCGTGGTGAATTCTTCTAGTACGTGGTATAGAGTCAAATTGCATGTGGCCCTTAACTTAGGTAACTGCAAGTCATGAGCTCGCTAcgtacaaatataaatattattgtAAAAATTAAATACATCGAATCGCCATGCTATGGGAGTCACCGCGTCGTCATCTGCtatctcagtttactactctGAAGTTtcttggtacatgaagtttttttctaGTCCCAGTTTGGTACCTAAACTCATAATTCTGGGacatttcatacatatgttaAGTTTTCCATCAGAACCTCCATAATTGATGATGTGGCTCCCacatggacaatgactgggcgccacatgTCAATATGGGCCCACGTGGGtattaaacaattaaaaataaaaaaacttttctCTTCCTCGATCTCTCCCACTCCTCCGTCTTCACCTCCCTGACCCACCTCCTCCTTCTCCACCACCACCCTTTTCACCCCCTCCATTCTCTCTCCCTAGATCAACCTTCACCTACCCCAACCTAAACTACGCCACCCTATCGCCTTCATCACCGCCATTGCCCAAACCCTAAACctcaaaatccaaatccaaatccaaacccTCAAAATCTAAATCTAGACCCTCCAAATCCAAATCAATGGCGTTGCTAAGTTCGCCACCAACGAAGAGATCAATGCCTTGATCGGAAGCCTTGGCCATGGTGGGGATTGTCATAGCCTGCTTGATTTCTTTGATGAGTTGCGGGTCGGACATCAGGGCGATGCCGCCTTGGTCGCGAATGTCGGTGGGAACAAGCTTTAGGGCCATGATGGCACATGCGCTGGCCTCCTCCACGACCTAGGCTTGTTGGTCATTGACGATGTTCATAATCACATTCTTGC
Above is a window of Malus sylvestris chromosome 15, drMalSylv7.2, whole genome shotgun sequence DNA encoding:
- the LOC126601516 gene encoding LOW QUALITY PROTEIN: pyridoxal 5'-phosphate synthase PDX1-like 4 (The sequence of the model RefSeq protein was modified relative to this genomic sequence to represent the inferred CDS: inserted 1 base in 1 codon; substituted 1 base at 1 genomic stop codon); translation: MTGLGVVVVYGNNAIAKSKKSSFSVKXGLAQMFRKNVIMNIVNDQQAXVVEEASACAIMALKLVPTDIRDQGGIALMSDPQLIKEIKQAMTIPTMAKASDQGIDLFVGGELSNAIDLDLEGLDLDFEGLDLDLDFEV